One Methanolobus sp. WCC4 DNA segment encodes these proteins:
- a CDS encoding Coenzyme F420 hydrogenase/dehydrogenase, beta subunit C-terminal domain yields the protein MVEVGDRIIGYSTDTGVRNKGASGGLVTAVLAAALEKGLVEEVVVLKHISEYEAVPIITSDVNEVLASAGSMHTVPVNLAKYAVGKNVAMPGKACDIRGVIEQAKRNEVDIDNTYLIGLNCGGTMYPVQTREMLINMYEIDPEDVTGENIEKGNLIIRTRSGEEKGISIDELEEAGYGRRESCRYCDVKIPVNADLACGNWGVIGELSGNATFCEVMNEKGVRLLENAIEAGFIEVQPASDKAIAIREKVNNVMLSMSEKWSEKIFTEIPDSERTRYYMEQFADCIDCGACKEVCPACTCGEDSKCTMYHNLEDNYRMSMFHMVRLMHLSDSCIGCGQCTDVCPADIPVTTIFRRFAEKSQKKYNYKAGMTLERPPFLEVMPR from the coding sequence ATGGTAGAAGTTGGAGACAGAATAATAGGCTATTCGACCGACACCGGAGTTCGTAACAAGGGAGCTTCCGGCGGTCTTGTAACTGCAGTATTGGCAGCAGCTCTTGAAAAGGGACTTGTTGAAGAGGTCGTTGTACTCAAACACATAAGCGAGTACGAGGCTGTACCGATCATAACCAGCGATGTGAACGAGGTCCTTGCATCAGCAGGAAGTATGCACACAGTTCCTGTGAACCTTGCAAAGTACGCTGTTGGTAAGAATGTTGCCATGCCTGGAAAAGCATGTGATATCAGAGGTGTTATCGAACAGGCAAAGCGCAATGAGGTCGATATTGACAATACTTATCTTATAGGTCTCAACTGCGGCGGGACCATGTACCCGGTACAGACCCGGGAGATGCTCATCAACATGTATGAGATAGACCCTGAGGATGTCACAGGCGAGAACATAGAGAAGGGTAATCTGATCATCAGGACAAGGTCCGGTGAGGAGAAGGGAATCTCTATCGACGAGCTTGAAGAAGCAGGTTACGGAAGGCGTGAGAGCTGCCGTTACTGTGATGTCAAGATACCAGTTAATGCAGATCTTGCATGTGGTAACTGGGGTGTCATCGGCGAGCTTTCAGGGAACGCAACCTTCTGTGAGGTAATGAACGAGAAGGGTGTCCGTCTTCTGGAGAATGCCATTGAGGCTGGTTTCATAGAGGTCCAACCTGCAAGTGATAAGGCCATCGCTATCAGAGAGAAAGTGAACAACGTCATGCTATCCATGAGTGAGAAGTGGTCTGAGAAGATATTCACCGAGATACCGGATAGTGAACGTACCAGATACTACATGGAGCAGTTCGCTGACTGTATCGACTGTGGTGCCTGTAAGGAGGTCTGTCCTGCATGTACCTGCGGTGAGGATTCCAAGTGTACCATGTATCACAATCTTGAGGACAATTACAGGATGAGCATGTTCCACATGGTCCGCCTGATGCACCTGTCTGACAGTTGTATAGGCTGTGGTCAGTGTACTGATGTCTGTCCTGCGGATATTCCGGTAACAACCATCTTCAGACGCTTTGCTGAAAAGTCACAGAAGAAATACAACTACAAGGCCGGAATGACACTTGAGAGACCACCTTTCCTGGAGGTGATGCCAAGATGA
- a CDS encoding molybdopterin-dependent oxidoreductase, protein MKEMIYQTICPGCGVGCGLFIRENDEGKLSIDHMKSSPVNLGKLCRFGMKLPHYYAKANNAENMVDGSAVDAETAIKAAVDILKDADTDSVALLSVGNTSNEEQMAFTKLAETLGTVVQTGVQKMCMPEPRTLAGIEKAKKIVLFVDPYVQYPLIVRRLLAAKQNGAHVISVGTKPLNLADETLDLKPEQYGELELDSESLIIADVHPNSDAGMVSYVKALAKGTGAGLQFMKPFMNSNGAALLANKDGSRIGLAELMEDIELGNIRTLVTLDSDPVELMPDAEAAIEALKKLDKLIVISSVKGPATGMADVVIATDPVYSKAGTFLNVEDSLQKNSGTGKAGVDALSLLNAGIGGKTFTHDEMNYLVMKTIEASKDGPSGKMQCSGTDIAVSSTDIPEDMYELRYLYNPFMWSDREDDNDFVLLNRNTVKKLGLKKGGCVNLKGEKGELKMRFRVESIPDGLVLTAKKLSIAKGVSTAISMEVC, encoded by the coding sequence ATGAAGGAAATGATATATCAGACGATCTGCCCCGGATGTGGTGTAGGATGCGGACTTTTCATCAGAGAGAACGATGAGGGTAAGTTAAGTATCGACCACATGAAGAGCAGTCCTGTGAACCTTGGAAAGCTGTGCAGGTTCGGAATGAAACTCCCGCACTATTACGCTAAAGCTAATAATGCTGAAAATATGGTAGATGGCTCTGCTGTGGATGCAGAAACTGCCATAAAAGCAGCAGTTGATATCCTTAAGGATGCTGACACCGACAGTGTTGCACTGTTGTCCGTGGGTAATACCAGCAACGAGGAACAGATGGCATTCACAAAGCTTGCTGAAACACTTGGTACTGTTGTGCAGACCGGTGTTCAGAAGATGTGCATGCCTGAACCGAGAACACTGGCTGGGATAGAAAAGGCAAAAAAGATAGTCCTTTTCGTTGATCCATATGTCCAGTACCCTCTCATTGTCAGGAGACTGCTTGCAGCAAAGCAGAATGGTGCACACGTGATCTCAGTTGGCACAAAGCCTCTGAACCTTGCTGATGAGACACTTGACCTGAAGCCTGAGCAATATGGTGAACTGGAACTTGACAGTGAATCATTGATCATAGCTGATGTCCATCCAAATTCAGATGCCGGAATGGTGAGCTATGTGAAGGCACTTGCTAAAGGAACGGGTGCAGGACTTCAGTTCATGAAGCCTTTCATGAACAGCAACGGAGCTGCACTTCTTGCAAATAAGGATGGCAGCAGAATAGGTCTTGCAGAACTGATGGAAGACATCGAGCTTGGCAATATCAGGACACTTGTAACTCTTGACAGTGACCCTGTGGAGCTCATGCCTGATGCTGAAGCAGCTATTGAGGCATTGAAGAAGCTCGATAAACTGATAGTCATCAGTTCAGTTAAGGGTCCGGCTACAGGGATGGCCGATGTTGTCATTGCCACTGATCCTGTTTACAGCAAGGCAGGTACCTTCCTGAACGTTGAGGACAGCCTTCAGAAGAACAGTGGTACAGGAAAGGCCGGTGTGGATGCCCTGTCACTGCTCAATGCAGGTATCGGCGGGAAGACCTTCACCCATGACGAGATGAACTATCTTGTGATGAAGACCATCGAAGCCAGCAAGGATGGTCCATCAGGGAAAATGCAATGTAGCGGAACAGATATCGCTGTCTCTTCAACAGATATTCCTGAGGACATGTATGAACTGAGATACCTGTACAATCCTTTCATGTGGTCCGACAGGGAGGATGACAATGACTTTGTCCTTCTCAACAGGAACACGGTCAAAAAGCTCGGTCTTAAGAAGGGCGGCTGTGTGAACCTGAAAGGTGAGAAGGGTGAACTGAAGATGAGATTCCGTGTGGAATCAATTCCTGACGGCCTTGTACTGACAGCAAAGAAACTGTCCATAGCTAAAGGAGTTTCAACCGCTATATCCATGGAGGTATGTTAA
- a CDS encoding 4Fe-4S binding protein, with protein MTEECREGSLCVDKDMDIDGSHFIYRQISSKSVKFLDYDYKRCVGCGICVGLCPTKALELGPIQEIATGLDAPPVMMDLEKCTFCSMCANFCPVHAFKMTEEGELPEKDEFPTYDSYVRMNEKCLPCALCKAVCPEEAIDVEFTFQKKEEIAPFKEGAEGEIEIDTDKCNFCGLCAEFCEAFLLVEKEKTPTDIQPFDLLLVDEDKCDYCVLCQDLCPEDAIRVKGEKRGEAPEIEGVVTVDDDKCTRCTWCQAVCPYDAVDLKKQFEGELSLIEINVDKCDPQGCHGCFNVCPSHLWYVPEDGAKIAALHDYCTYCGACVNACPKDVMTVKRTKVNHTDIPDSPWAQQWRDAIDSMVTGKRDHPDISRTLEVEKEEHKEHVEVELPKIDGSLLKMAKERIEKAKPLLDNVKLRKMLEDEKSEKLSDEIKKRLE; from the coding sequence GTGACCGAGGAATGCCGTGAAGGTTCCCTCTGTGTCGATAAGGATATGGACATCGATGGCTCCCACTTCATCTACCGCCAGATAAGCAGCAAGTCCGTCAAGTTCCTTGATTATGATTACAAAAGATGTGTGGGCTGTGGCATATGTGTAGGACTCTGCCCTACTAAAGCACTGGAACTGGGTCCCATACAGGAGATAGCCACAGGACTGGATGCACCACCTGTGATGATGGACCTTGAGAAGTGTACATTCTGTTCCATGTGTGCCAACTTCTGTCCGGTTCACGCCTTTAAGATGACCGAGGAGGGAGAGCTCCCTGAGAAGGATGAGTTCCCAACCTACGATTCCTATGTCAGGATGAATGAGAAATGCCTCCCATGCGCACTCTGTAAGGCTGTATGCCCCGAGGAGGCAATAGATGTAGAGTTCACCTTCCAGAAGAAAGAGGAGATAGCACCCTTCAAGGAAGGAGCAGAAGGCGAGATAGAGATAGATACGGACAAATGTAACTTCTGCGGCCTCTGTGCTGAATTCTGTGAGGCATTCCTGCTTGTGGAAAAGGAAAAGACCCCTACTGATATCCAGCCATTCGACCTGCTGCTGGTGGATGAGGATAAGTGCGACTACTGTGTGCTGTGCCAGGACCTCTGTCCCGAGGATGCCATCAGGGTCAAAGGCGAGAAACGAGGCGAAGCGCCTGAGATAGAGGGAGTTGTCACAGTTGACGATGACAAATGCACCCGTTGTACCTGGTGCCAGGCTGTCTGCCCATATGATGCCGTTGATCTAAAAAAGCAGTTCGAGGGAGAACTTAGTCTCATAGAGATAAATGTGGACAAATGCGACCCACAGGGCTGCCATGGATGTTTCAACGTATGTCCTTCACATCTCTGGTATGTGCCCGAGGATGGGGCGAAGATAGCCGCACTACACGACTACTGTACCTATTGCGGTGCCTGTGTCAATGCCTGTCCAAAGGATGTAATGACGGTTAAACGTACAAAGGTCAATCACACCGATATTCCAGACTCCCCCTGGGCACAGCAGTGGCGTGATGCCATTGATTCCATGGTAACTGGTAAAAGGGACCATCCTGATATCTCAAGGACACTTGAGGTTGAAAAGGAAGAGCATAAAGAGCATGTTGAAGTGGAGCTTCCTAAGATCGATGGCTCATTGCTCAAAATGGCAAAAGAGCGGATCGAAAAGGCAAAACCATTGCTTGATAATGTTAAACTTCGAAAGATGCTCGAAGATGAGAAAAGTGAGAAGCTCAGTGATGAGATAAAAAAGAGACTGGAATGA
- the hdrA2 gene encoding CoB-CoM heterodisulfide reductase HdrA2, translated as MRIGVYICHCGLNIAHTINVESLREKVSELDGVKVAKNIQFMCSDSGQESIVQDITDLDLNHILVAACSPHLHEQTFKRVLEKAGLNPFMLEMVNIREQCSWVHMDDPQMATQKAFDLIRMGIARLKLLDPLQLKKVPVTKDVLVIGGGVAGIEASLTLANSGHHVYVVEKEPTIGGKMALLNEVFPTNDCSICVLAPKMTDVDQHPNIDLITLAEVTDVSGPVGNFQVTVTRKPRYVLEDKCKGCVDECGRVCPVEIANRFDSGLGRTKAINMPIPQAVPQVVYIDNEYCVGCGLCKQACPADAIDYHQKEEKLEFTVGAIILATGYNHFDASRKQEYGYGIYPDVITNMELERLLNAAGPTKGKVLSPSTMEIPKKVSFIQCVGSRDEKVGNPYCSRVCCMSSMKNAQLLKERYPEIDITIHYIDVRAGGEMYEEYYIRSQEMGIGFIRGKVGEILQDNTGKLQLRYEDTLNGEIYEEPSDLVVLATGMENVTDADRISRVLNLTRRTDRFFSIAHPKMRPVDSHVKGIYIAGCASGPKEIQVSIAQGSAAAAKAMQLLSKGELEMDPLSAHVNPDKCIGCGICADVCKFNKITMVDSKAVVDELSCMGCGACSASCPADAIWMRNSTDEQIIAQIHAATEVKSEFPLVVAFLCNWCSYTCADLAGTSRIQYPTNIRVIRVMCAGRVDPSFVLEALENGADGVLVAGCRLGECHYIFANYNAKNRMEALQEVLGDVGIDPKRLKVEWISASEGERFASSIENFVDYLEKIGPIGSELKEGEQ; from the coding sequence ATGCGAATTGGAGTTTACATCTGTCATTGCGGACTGAACATCGCACATACCATAAACGTCGAGTCATTAAGAGAAAAGGTCAGTGAGCTTGACGGGGTGAAAGTTGCCAAGAACATACAGTTCATGTGTTCTGATTCGGGACAGGAATCCATCGTCCAGGACATAACCGACCTTGATCTCAATCATATACTCGTAGCAGCCTGTTCACCTCACCTGCACGAGCAGACCTTCAAGAGGGTGCTCGAAAAAGCGGGTCTTAATCCTTTCATGCTGGAAATGGTCAACATCCGCGAGCAGTGCTCATGGGTCCATATGGATGACCCTCAGATGGCCACCCAGAAAGCCTTTGACCTTATCAGGATGGGAATTGCCAGGCTCAAGTTACTGGACCCGCTCCAGCTCAAGAAAGTCCCCGTTACAAAGGATGTGCTTGTCATTGGAGGAGGCGTTGCCGGGATCGAAGCCTCCCTCACGCTTGCCAACTCAGGACACCATGTGTACGTTGTTGAGAAAGAACCCACCATCGGTGGAAAGATGGCACTGCTAAACGAGGTGTTCCCCACTAACGACTGTTCTATCTGTGTGCTTGCTCCGAAGATGACCGATGTGGACCAGCACCCCAACATAGACCTTATAACACTTGCAGAGGTCACCGATGTCTCAGGACCTGTAGGGAATTTCCAGGTGACCGTTACCAGAAAACCACGATACGTTCTTGAAGATAAGTGTAAGGGCTGTGTGGATGAATGTGGTCGTGTCTGTCCTGTGGAAATTGCCAACAGGTTCGATTCAGGTCTTGGAAGGACGAAGGCCATCAACATGCCGATACCACAGGCTGTCCCACAGGTGGTCTATATTGACAATGAGTACTGTGTAGGCTGCGGACTCTGCAAACAGGCATGTCCTGCCGATGCTATAGATTATCATCAGAAAGAGGAAAAACTGGAATTCACCGTGGGAGCCATAATACTTGCAACAGGTTACAACCATTTCGATGCTTCCCGCAAACAGGAATATGGTTATGGCATCTATCCTGATGTCATCACGAATATGGAACTGGAGCGACTGCTGAACGCTGCCGGTCCTACAAAGGGAAAAGTGCTCTCACCTTCAACAATGGAGATACCGAAGAAGGTATCATTCATACAATGTGTCGGTTCAAGGGATGAGAAGGTCGGCAACCCATATTGTTCCAGAGTATGCTGCATGTCAAGCATGAAGAATGCACAGCTTCTCAAGGAACGCTATCCTGAAATTGATATTACTATTCATTATATAGATGTACGTGCAGGCGGTGAGATGTACGAGGAATACTACATCCGCAGCCAGGAAATGGGCATCGGCTTCATTCGCGGGAAGGTAGGGGAGATACTCCAGGATAATACAGGAAAACTGCAGCTTCGTTATGAGGACACCCTGAACGGTGAGATATACGAGGAACCTTCCGACCTCGTAGTCCTTGCAACAGGCATGGAGAACGTCACTGATGCGGACAGGATATCCAGAGTGCTCAATCTTACAAGACGCACGGACCGCTTCTTCTCAATAGCCCATCCAAAGATGAGACCTGTTGACTCCCACGTAAAAGGTATCTACATAGCAGGATGCGCATCCGGTCCTAAAGAGATACAGGTATCCATTGCCCAGGGAAGTGCTGCTGCTGCTAAGGCAATGCAACTCCTGTCAAAGGGCGAACTGGAGATGGACCCGCTAAGTGCACATGTCAACCCGGACAAATGCATAGGCTGTGGCATATGTGCAGATGTCTGCAAGTTCAACAAGATCACCATGGTGGACAGCAAGGCGGTGGTTGATGAGCTCTCCTGTATGGGATGCGGAGCATGTAGTGCATCATGCCCTGCTGATGCCATATGGATGCGTAACAGCACCGATGAGCAGATAATAGCTCAGATCCACGCTGCTACAGAAGTTAAATCAGAATTCCCGCTGGTCGTTGCTTTCCTCTGTAACTGGTGCAGCTACACATGTGCAGACCTTGCCGGAACTTCAAGGATACAATATCCGACCAACATCCGTGTCATAAGGGTCATGTGTGCCGGACGTGTGGACCCATCCTTTGTCCTTGAAGCACTTGAAAATGGTGCGGACGGTGTGCTCGTAGCAGGATGCCGTCTTGGGGAATGCCACTACATCTTTGCCAATTACAATGCAAAGAACAGGATGGAAGCCCTTCAGGAAGTCCTTGGTGACGTTGGAATAGACCCCAAACGTCTAAAAGTGGAATGGATATCAGCTTCCGAGGGCGAGAGGTTTGCCAGTTCCATTGAGAATTTCGTGGACTATCTGGAAAAGATAGGACCTATCGGTTCCGAACTGAAGGAGGGAGAACAGTGA
- a CDS encoding peptidase domain-containing protein, with the protein MRKIAIGFIVLLLCISVASAGQDNKNKDDGFTLINAKDLGYKVVPVKSDDGGISIMSITDTITQGETNWHYVNINSYYDSLNVDLNWGDSSDSLKLYIYDPSYNCIGTFYDSADGSINGRINLYISRNGGIEQGTWRYRVYGYSVSGTEDYSI; encoded by the coding sequence ATGAGAAAGATAGCAATAGGATTTATAGTACTTTTGCTCTGCATTTCAGTTGCAAGTGCAGGTCAGGACAACAAGAATAAAGATGATGGTTTTACTTTGATCAATGCAAAGGACCTGGGCTACAAGGTAGTTCCAGTGAAGTCAGACGATGGTGGGATCAGCATCATGTCAATTACCGATACAATTACTCAGGGAGAGACAAACTGGCACTATGTTAATATTAATTCATATTATGATTCTCTAAATGTAGATCTTAATTGGGGAGATTCCAGTGATTCCCTTAAATTATACATCTATGATCCGAGTTACAATTGTATAGGTACATTCTATGATTCAGCAGATGGAAGTATCAATGGAAGAATCAATCTCTATATTTCCAGAAATGGTGGAATAGAACAGGGAACTTGGAGATACAGAGTTTATGGTTATTCTGTAAGTGGAACGGAAGATTATTCTATTTAA
- a CDS encoding winged helix-turn-helix transcriptional regulator — MKKIRFFLFFFFFLIFICPCDGNYLIEPNEDSDLITHTDGAEGTDTFWDLPFYFKLITIIAFVLALGWKLVAILTAWVKKDPKNENRLKILNFIEDNPGSTVNMIEKDLGIKRGTVRYHVNTLKDSGKILLFKNGNYVSLFRNGTDLWRKDHKSTIEPHLQGMTCKKVCSLIYENPGITNKDISDTLGITRSAVASHIRTLEEMGCLVVESSGKFKNYYLDTGHHPDKLPFFERVA; from the coding sequence ATGAAAAAAATCAGATTTTTCCTCTTCTTTTTTTTCTTTTTAATATTTATTTGTCCTTGTGATGGTAACTATTTAATTGAACCGAATGAGGATTCTGATTTAATAACCCATACAGATGGAGCAGAAGGGACAGATACATTCTGGGACCTGCCTTTTTACTTTAAATTAATAACCATCATTGCGTTTGTCCTTGCACTCGGCTGGAAACTTGTAGCAATTCTCACGGCATGGGTCAAGAAGGATCCCAAGAATGAGAATCGTCTTAAGATCCTCAACTTCATAGAGGATAATCCCGGTAGTACGGTCAACATGATCGAGAAGGACCTTGGGATCAAAAGGGGAACTGTCCGTTACCATGTCAATACGCTGAAGGATTCCGGTAAGATACTCCTGTTCAAGAACGGTAACTATGTAAGTCTCTTCCGTAACGGTACCGATCTGTGGAGAAAGGACCACAAGAGTACAATAGAACCTCATCTGCAGGGAATGACGTGCAAGAAGGTATGCAGTCTTATCTATGAGAATCCTGGCATAACCAATAAGGATATCTCAGATACATTGGGAATAACCAGATCAGCGGTGGCTTCCCATATAAGGACACTGGAAGAGATGGGGTGTCTTGTGGTCGAATCCAGTGGTAAGTTCAAGAACTATTACCTGGATACAGGTCATCATCCTGATAAATTACCTTTCTTTGAAAGGGTAGCCTGA
- the hcp gene encoding hydroxylamine reductase, with product MFCYQCEETLNATGCTKNGVCGKKAEVADLQDDLIYVLKSIAFYNSKARENNLNDAKTDEFILDGLFATVTNTNFSKADFEKLISEGFEIKDGIKKKLMDAKVINEKSGSSFPAWIKEKLLGASPNAGEEIPVMAKVTPQTLANINTGILATENEDIRSLRELLVYGLKGMAAYAHHANVLGYKDDNVMAFFEKALLATMDDDMGVDELVPMVLECGTHGVTTMALLDKANTTTYGNPEPTAVNIGVSDKPGILVSGHDLHDLAQLLEQTQGTGVDVYTHGEMLPANSYPAFKKYDNFVGNYGGSWWEQKEEFEKFNGPIFMTTNCIVPPKESYIDRIYTTGIVGFDGVTHINAGEDGGKDFSAIIEQAKTCKPPEQLEEGTIMGGFAHVSALSVADKIIEAVKGGQIKKFVVMAGCDGRHKERSYYTDFAEALPKDTVILTAGCAKYRYNKLDLGDIGGIPRVIDAGQCNDSYSLVVIAQALAEAFGLDDINDLPVSYNIAWYEQKACLVLLALLSLGVKNIMLGPTLPAFVSPNVLNVLVENFNIRPNSTVEEDLNLLI from the coding sequence ATGTTCTGTTATCAGTGTGAAGAAACCTTGAATGCAACCGGTTGTACAAAGAACGGTGTATGTGGAAAGAAAGCTGAAGTTGCAGACCTTCAGGATGACCTTATCTATGTCCTGAAAAGTATTGCGTTCTACAACTCCAAGGCAAGGGAGAACAATCTTAACGATGCAAAGACCGATGAGTTCATTCTTGACGGGCTATTCGCAACGGTCACGAATACCAATTTCAGCAAGGCTGACTTTGAAAAGCTCATCAGTGAAGGCTTTGAGATCAAGGATGGGATAAAGAAGAAACTGATGGATGCCAAGGTCATCAATGAGAAGTCCGGATCATCCTTCCCCGCATGGATCAAAGAGAAGCTCCTTGGTGCAAGTCCCAATGCAGGCGAGGAGATACCCGTCATGGCAAAGGTCACCCCTCAGACCCTTGCAAATATCAACACCGGTATACTTGCCACAGAGAACGAGGACATCCGTTCACTCAGGGAATTGCTTGTCTACGGCCTTAAAGGAATGGCAGCCTATGCCCACCATGCAAATGTTCTCGGCTACAAGGATGACAATGTAATGGCATTCTTCGAGAAAGCCCTTCTTGCAACTATGGATGATGATATGGGTGTCGATGAACTGGTCCCAATGGTACTTGAATGTGGTACACATGGTGTCACTACCATGGCACTGCTTGACAAGGCAAACACCACGACCTACGGCAATCCTGAGCCAACTGCAGTCAATATCGGTGTCAGCGATAAACCTGGTATCCTTGTCAGTGGACACGACCTGCATGACCTTGCACAACTGCTTGAGCAAACGCAGGGAACAGGTGTTGATGTTTATACTCATGGTGAGATGCTTCCGGCAAACTCTTACCCTGCTTTCAAGAAGTATGATAACTTCGTTGGCAACTACGGTGGATCATGGTGGGAACAAAAAGAGGAATTCGAGAAGTTCAATGGTCCTATATTCATGACCACCAACTGTATCGTTCCTCCCAAGGAAAGCTACATCGACAGGATCTACACAACAGGTATAGTCGGTTTCGATGGTGTAACACACATCAATGCCGGTGAGGACGGAGGCAAGGACTTCTCTGCTATCATAGAGCAGGCAAAGACATGCAAACCACCTGAACAGCTTGAGGAAGGAACCATCATGGGAGGTTTCGCCCACGTATCCGCACTCTCCGTAGCTGACAAGATCATCGAGGCTGTAAAGGGCGGACAGATCAAGAAGTTCGTTGTCATGGCAGGATGTGACGGAAGACACAAGGAAAGAAGTTACTACACTGACTTTGCAGAAGCTCTTCCAAAGGACACTGTCATCCTCACAGCAGGATGTGCAAAGTACCGCTACAACAAGCTCGATCTTGGTGATATAGGTGGTATTCCAAGGGTCATTGACGCAGGCCAGTGTAACGATTCCTACTCACTGGTAGTTATCGCGCAGGCGCTTGCTGAGGCATTCGGACTTGATGATATCAACGACCTGCCTGTATCATATAATATCGCATGGTACGAGCAGAAGGCATGCCTTGTCCTGCTTGCACTTCTCAGTCTTGGTGTCAAGAACATCATGCTCGGTCCTACACTGCCGGCATTTGTCTCACCGAACGTTCTCAATGTCCTTGTTGAGAACTTCAACATCAGGCCGAACTCAACAGTTGAAGAGGACCTCAACCTCCTCATTTAA
- a CDS encoding cupin domain-containing protein, with the protein MKITSYTGAEKKDNPHGVTVHKLYDTEHAQVMHMQLKPGEALKKHSTPVDVFFYVLEGEGIVEIGDEQQTVTKDMLIESPAKVPHRLLNESDGLFRVLVTKVPRQTEPTKMV; encoded by the coding sequence ATGAAAATTACAAGTTATACAGGTGCAGAGAAGAAAGACAACCCGCACGGGGTTACAGTACACAAGCTCTATGATACAGAACATGCCCAGGTCATGCACATGCAACTGAAGCCGGGCGAGGCGCTCAAAAAACATTCAACTCCTGTGGATGTGTTCTTCTATGTGCTTGAAGGCGAAGGCATCGTTGAGATAGGTGATGAACAGCAGACCGTTACAAAGGACATGCTCATTGAAAGTCCTGCAAAGGTCCCACACAGGCTTTTGAACGAAAGCGACGGACTTTTCCGTGTTCTTGTGACGAAGGTCCCACGTCAGACCGAACCGACAAAGATGGTTTGA
- a CDS encoding ferredoxin-thioredoxin reductase catalytic domain-containing protein, producing MTDLAPIMEKTHEWASKYAKKKGFILNPDEEMLQMVIEGLARNKEEHGKQYCPCRLRTGDDEEDRKIICPCIYHHDEIEDEGSCHCSLFFKV from the coding sequence ATGACAGACCTTGCGCCAATTATGGAAAAAACACACGAATGGGCATCAAAATATGCAAAGAAGAAAGGTTTTATCTTAAACCCTGATGAAGAGATGCTTCAAATGGTCATTGAAGGGCTTGCCCGGAACAAGGAGGAGCATGGCAAACAGTATTGTCCGTGCAGGTTGAGGACCGGCGACGATGAAGAGGACCGTAAGATAATCTGTCCATGTATCTATCATCACGATGAGATCGAGGACGAGGGTAGCTGTCACTGTTCTTTGTTCTTTAAGGTCTGA
- a CDS encoding (Fe-S)-binding protein, giving the protein MANVMEIYQLLPKTNCKECGKSTCMAFAVDLLGRKVKVDDCTPLVNETKHKDNYAKLSEMFASVKDVTETGLIVHNEKCIGCGNCVVACPVNVANDPLGAGSGKAPTSDKVIFKVEDGVVKASNVQECRRFGENKILCVACIDTCPTKAIEFV; this is encoded by the coding sequence ATGGCAAATGTAATGGAGATATACCAGTTACTTCCAAAGACGAACTGTAAGGAATGCGGGAAGAGCACATGTATGGCATTTGCCGTGGATCTTCTGGGACGCAAGGTAAAAGTGGATGATTGTACTCCCCTTGTTAATGAAACAAAGCACAAGGACAATTATGCGAAATTATCGGAGATGTTCGCTTCTGTAAAGGATGTCACAGAGACCGGTCTCATAGTCCATAATGAGAAGTGTATCGGCTGTGGTAATTGTGTTGTGGCGTGTCCTGTGAATGTCGCCAATGACCCTCTGGGCGCAGGCAGTGGAAAAGCACCCACATCTGATAAGGTCATTTTCAAGGTTGAAGATGGTGTCGTGAAGGCTAGCAACGTACAGGAATGTCGTCGTTTCGGAGAGAACAAGATCCTTTGTGTCGCATGCATAGATACTTGTCCTACAAAGGCAATTGAATTTGTTTGA